One region of Drosophila sechellia strain sech25 chromosome 4, ASM438219v1, whole genome shotgun sequence genomic DNA includes:
- the LOC6620119 gene encoding uncharacterized protein LOC6620119 isoform X6, giving the protein MDTLSPNSSKISSGNELPSKKSKSKKTKTNAYDNQNINMSTTPEKVENCHQCKKPVYKMEEVILRLKTATTIFHKTCLRCKDCGKHLKFDGYNVHDGSLYCSMHFKLIFAPKVVYEEFAPRKPELIIRENQPIKLPPDVAKASDKPSLGLDELQELNLRSKCKVFENGYKEHNNNLRERQDIAIMHSKSIQSTLTKLHKLGIPNAELTKLDDNNNSDNNYSDDESNTNFMCLKKEIERETPVGLGEAMNDIRSKFEQGDLIAKEGRREERKQEIQNIRSRLFLGKQAKIKEMYKLAVAESEQAVTSVGKTPDICAIKPTQEIKNRFENGEVYKDSKILSSEVSCGIHADADVFESGISKASRNIFMELDANIISSLSNHVKYTLPNTKYQLHNQKVQENSDVDIVKSDSKPEEVKAATEELSRKFKFFETYSPAENKKGIFRMTPPREGVVMFPPPDSDTNQQINTTLFNDNVLQKTKTTSTILNKFREMEEKKMSDEHKEKTPKPMKCFTPPPEISHQVIRSDTEEESQSDYEQNSENDEMQSEIVPSNSCYNDKAFLEAQSVARAKQLRAKFEKWQKNEIEQEIKEGRVDVYSQLISNESIESAKTIRERFENMKKSETAMENTSKTQIKRFV; this is encoded by the exons ATGGACACTCTGAGCCCAAATAGTTCAAAAATATCTTCCGGAAATGAATTACCCTCAAAAAAAAGCAAAtctaagaaaacaaaaacaaatgcataTGATaaccaaaatataaatatg TCTACAACACCTGAGAAGGTTGAAAACTGCCACCAATGCAAGAAACCCGTATACAAAATGGAGGAAGTCATTCTTAGATTGAAGACAGCAACAACTATTTTTCATAAAACGTGCTTACGTTGCAAGGACTGCGGCAAACACCTTAA ATTTGATGGCTACAATGTTCATGATGGAAGTCTATATTGCTCTATGCACTTTAAATTAATCTTCGCGCCGAAAGTAGTTTACGAAGAATTTGCCCCACGAAAACCCGAACTCATAATACGAGAGAATCAGCCAATTAAATTACCGCCGGATGTTGCTAAAG CATCCGATAAACCAAGTCTTGGCCTTGACGAGCTCCAAGAACTTAATCTGCGCTCAAAAtgtaaagttttcgaaaatggCTATAAAGAACATAACAATAATTTACGAGAACGTCAAGATATTGCTATTATGCATAGCAAGTCAATACAGTCAACACTAACTAAGCTTCATAAGCTAGGGATACCTAATGCAGAACTAACCAAATTAGACGATAACAACAACAGTGACAATAATTATAGTGATGACGAAAGCAACACGAATTTTATGTGCTTAAAAAAGGAGATCGAAAGAGAAACCCCTGTAGGCTTGGGGGAAGCGATGAACGATATAAGATCTAAGTTTGAGCAAGGTGACCTAATAGCAAAGGAAGGGCGCCGCGAGGaaagaaaacaagaaataCAAAACATACGCTCTCGATTGTTCCTGGGTAaacaagcaaaaataaaagaaatgtatAAATTAGCTGTTGCTGAATCAGAACAGGCCGTTACATCAGTTGGAAAAACCCCAGATATTTGTGCTATTAAGCCCACTCAGGAAATAAAGAACCGATTTGAGAACGGTGAAGTTTATAAAGATAGTAAGATACTATCAAGCGAAGTAAGTTGTGGTATtcatgcggatgcggatgtaTTCGAGTCTG GAATAAGCAAAGCATCAAGAAACATCTTTATGGAACTAGATGCAAATATAATTTCGAGTTTAAGCAATCATGTAAAATATACCCTCCCCAATACAAAATATCAGTTACATAATCAAAAAGTGCAGGAG aatagcGATGTTGACATTGTCAAATCCGACTCAAAGCCAGAAGAAGTTAAGGCCGCCACCGAAGAGTTGTCAAGAAAGTTTAAATTCTTCGAAACATATTCTCCGgccgaaaataaaaaagggATATTCCGCATGACACCGCCGCGCGAGGGCGTTGTAATGTTTCCACCCCCAGACTCCGATACGAATCAACAAATTAACACGACTTTATTCAATGATAACGTTTtgcagaaaacaaaaacaacgtcCACTATTTTAAATAAGTTTCGCGAAATggaggaaaaaaaaatgagtgatgaacacaaagaaaaaacaccAAAGCCAATGAAGTGTTTTACTCCACCACCTGAAATTTCACATCAAGTTATCAGATCAGATACTGAGGAGGAAAGCCAAAGTGACTACGAACAAAATAGTGAAAACGACGAAATGCAGTCTGAAATTGTCCCTTCTAACTCTTGTTACAACGATAAGGCTTTTCTCGAG GCGCAAAGTGTTGCACGAGCTAAGCAATTAAGAGCGAAATttgaaaaatggcaaaaaaacgAAATAGAACAAGAAATAAAGGAAGGTCGCGTTGATGTATATTCACAGCTTATTTCAAACGAATCtattgaaagtgccaaaac AATACGTGAACGctttgaaaatatgaaaaaatcgGAAACTGCTATGGAGAACACATCAAAAACTCAAATAAAACGTTTTGTT TAA